The genomic stretch GGTGCGCTTCCTCTACGGCCTGCTTCAGGAGCTGCTGGCACGAGGCATAATCCCGGTTTTCGGATACATCGACTACGATACCCGAGGTGGGATCGCTGAGCACCGTTACGTATTTATGCCCCTTTTTGAAGGATTTTTCGTCAACGCTAAGGTGCTCAAGGAGAAACCCTTCGGGCCGGTGGGCTAGCCCCCGCTTAACGGCGTTGTGCATGATGCGGTTTACAACGTTAAAGCTGCAGCGCAGCAGGCCGGAAGCCTTGGTTTGGTTCTTGGTGCTGAGCAGGATGTCGATGGCCAGCTGCTCAAAAAGGTAGGTGTGGTGCACGTAGCTATCCGCCCACGGTATCCGAATGGTCTTTACCTTACCGTCCTTCCCCATTACCCGCGGGACGCTGCAGTTCAGGTAAGTCTTATACTGCATGGTGTCGAGATGGCGCCACCGCCGGGAGGGTGCATGATCATACAGGGGATAGGTGTCCAGCGTATCTGGATCTTCGGCCTCACTGCCCAGATAGGTAATAAAGACATCAACCTCTTCGGTCTTAACGTTAAGGTAGACCCGCTCGACCTTCCAATTGTCGCCAAGATTCAAGACCAAGTCAAAAAACTGCTCTGAAAACATTTGATTTTTTGCCAACTAATTTACAAACTTCCACTTAAATCGTGGTAGAACCTTTTTTATTGAGATTATCACAGCTAGGAGAGTGGAATGCTCTATTATGCTTATTGCACTCAATTTGTCAATTAGCTCCATATAACAAGCCTAACTTGATTCAAATATTGCATTATTGTTTAAAATCAGATATAAAGCAACAGGTTAATAATTCAATTTGGTAAAAAGTATTGTTTATTTCCAAATATTTTTTATTTTTACTCTACTTCAACCTATAAATTTAACTACAGGCGAAAATGAAAAAATCTTTACTTACCGTTTTCCTCCTTTTTGCATGGCTGGTGGCGTGGCAATCGGCCATCGCCGATGGAGGAACCAGCTGTGGCACGGCTACTGTTGCTACCCAGGGCATTAACCATTGCAACCATGCCGGAGCGGTGGACCAGTGGTTTACCTATACCACTACCTCCGATTGCATCTTAACAATCTCCTCCTGTGGCCTCACCACCAGCGCTACGGATGTAAATCTCCTTCACAACAGCTGTGATAACCAATATTTAATTGGCGGACCAACCTATCCATGTGGATCAACTTGGCCTTACCAGAGCAAGCTGACACAATGGGTTTATAAAGGAAACACCGTTTTAATTCGCTGGAACAGCCTTGGCGGATCGGCCAGCTACGATTGGAGCCTAACCGAAGCTCCTCTGCCAGCTGGGTCTAACGCCGAAATGGCCATTCCTGCGCAGGAGGGATTAAACTCTACCCGTGCCTGGTATAACAATGACAGTTATCTAGAATGGTACACCTTTACACCCAACGTTGATGGGGAGATGGATATAACCAATCCACTCAATGCAAATCAAGACCAATCGTATTTTTATTATGCTCTTTTTGTTAAAAACGGTAATGACTATTTAAATGTTGGATATTCTAACAATTATGGTGAAGGCTCAACATTTCTGACGGCAGGCAATACCTACTATATTGAATGGTATACTGGTTTCTATTTCCACCTATGGAATCTCACCTTCTCGCCCAGGGTTAGGGCTCCACAGCCCGGGGAAGCCTGCACCACAGCCTTACCTGCCACGGTAGGAATAAACAGCGCCTCCAACGCGGCCGGGCCGCAATGGTTTACCTACACCCCCAGCAGCAGCGGCGTAGCAACCATTTCCACCTGCGGGCTTACCGAGGCGGATACCTACGTTATGGTCTATGATGGTTGCGTTCCAAACTATATTGCTAGGAATGATGACGGCTGCGGTAGGCAATCAAGGGTCCACTTTCCGGTTGTGCAGGGGCATCCATACTTTATTCAATGGCTAAATGATAATACCTCAGCAACCTATAGTTGGAGCCTTTCACTTCAGGCTTACAGCACCGAAACCGGCATTAGCTCCTTTGTCTTCCCCGGCAAAACACTTAGCAGCGCCATAAATAGCACCGACCATACCGTAAGCGTTGAGGTTGGGATGCACGAGGATGTATCGTCACTCACGCCGACCTTTGCTCTAGCTCAAGGGGCAACCGCCTCCGTTAATGGAGCTTGGCAGGAGAGCGGCCGCGATACCAACGACTTTACCTCCCCGGTGGTGTATACCGTAGTGGCAGAAGATAGCACAACTACCACCGACTGGACGGTATCGGTTACCAAGGCCATCGCAGCAAACAGCGGC from Williamwhitmania sp. encodes the following:
- a CDS encoding ISL3 family transposase, with amino-acid sequence MFSEQFFDLVLNLGDNWKVERVYLNVKTEEVDVFITYLGSEAEDPDTLDTYPLYDHAPSRRWRHLDTMQYKTYLNCSVPRVMGKDGKVKTIRIPWADSYVHHTYLFEQLAIDILLSTKNQTKASGLLRCSFNVVNRIMHNAVKRGLAHRPEGFLLEHLSVDEKSFKKGHKYVTVLSDPTSGIVVDVSENRDYASCQQLLKQAVEEAHRDKVKTVSMDMWKPYMNAARDVLPCAEVVHDRFHLVKYLNDAVDKVRRREVRQHEELRHTKYIFLKNPANQTEKQRIKFEAIAESNFEVSRAWRVKENFRDIFGCDSIQEASLLVLQWIRHAVSAGIKEITSVVETFKGHLRGIINAMADTFSNAMAERLNGKIQEVKASAKGYRKFNNFRSAILFFHGGLYLYPLK